From Aptenodytes patagonicus chromosome 1, bAptPat1.pri.cur, whole genome shotgun sequence, one genomic window encodes:
- the LOC143155416 gene encoding gap junction beta-2 protein-like — protein MDWGTLQAVLGGVNKHSTSIGKIWLTVLFIFRIMILVVAAERVWGDEQQDFVCNTLQPGCRNVCYDHFFPISHIRLWALQLIFVSTPALLVAMHVAYTRHEKKRRFRNGEKIDIEELKNEKIHIRGPLWWTYTSSIFFRIVFEAVFMYVFYYMYDGYQMPRLVKCNAWPCPNTVDCFVSRPTEKTTFTIFMLAVSGICMMLNLAELCYLVIKICMKESRKTTVLK, from the coding sequence ATGGACTGGGGAACTCTGCAGGCCGTTTTAGGAGGTGTAAATAAGCACTCAACCAGTATTGGGAAAATATGGCTCACAGTCCTATTCATCTTCCGTATCATGATCCTGGTTGTGGCTGCAGAGAGAGTCTGGGGAGATGAACAACAAGATTTTGTCTGCAACACACTTCAGCCTGGGTGCCGAAATGTTTGCTATGATCactttttccccatctctcaCATCAGACTCTGGGCCCTGCAGCTGATCTTTGTTTCTACACCTGCGCTGCTGGTGGCCATGCATGTAGCTTACACCAGGCACGAGAAGAAAAGGCGGTTCAGAAATGGTGAGAAAATTGATATAgaagagctgaaaaatgaaaagattcaCATTCGGGGCCCTCTGTGGTGGACGTACACCAGCAGCATCTTCTTCAGGATCGTCTTTGAAGCAGTCTTCATGTACGTGTTCTATTACATGTACGATGGGTACCAGATGCCTCGCCTGGTGAAGTGCAATGCATGGCCCTGCCCCAACACAGTGGATTGTTTTGTGTCTCGGCCCACTGAGAAAACCACATTTACTATTTTCATGCTTGCTGTGTCTGGGATCTGCATGATGTTGAATCTGGCTGAGTTGTGTTACCTAGTGATAAAAATTTGCATGAAAGAATCCAGGAAAACAACGGTTTTAAAATAA